From Candidatus Nomurabacteria bacterium, one genomic window encodes:
- the polA gene encoding DNA polymerase I — protein MSKRLVIIDGMSVFYRGYYAMPSLSTKDGTPTGGVYGFTSLALEIIKQLEPNYVCVAWDKSKTSTRKRLDLYPEYKAGRKPPPPDFYAQIPILKELLEAFSWPLYECDDYEADDIIATLAKKAEAKDIQTIIIGSDLDLLQAVTAKTHMYALKKGFSNIQQFDEAEFENKYGIKVEQFIDLKAIMGDGSDNIPGVSGIGKKGAAELLQQFGTLENVYENLDLVKESMRKKLEASRDMAFLSKKIVTLMLDAPVDLDLKAMDVNDVDAARVRADLQKLEFHSLLRSLPKTMVDAAAPILAPQSSSKLTLPKVHIHNRLDNFSDIDTSKPVFTHVFCKGRFGDDPQAVLLANDNKSLHIYKSVGPELRTQNSELRIYGYATKHSLQMLIRHGFEQVEVEHDIKVGAFLINPLIREQSLSAIALSDAGYDIELDDLDVQEFISKAPEMCAIIHAVVDKQKDVMQKTGRLKKLAEDIEWPVIPVLARIELAGMKLDADYLRKMGEEMSGKISDLEQTIYGYADEQFNISSPTQLADILYDKLGLPTQGVKKGKTGYSTAASELSKLRNLHPIIEYISEYRELTKLKSTYIDTLPEHQGADGRVRSDLRLTVAATGRLSSSEPNLQNIPVRSEVGKKIRNAFVAEPGNLLVSADYSQFELRLAAVLAGDNDMVEAFNSDEDIHTLTASQVFGVALEDVTREMRYDAKTVNFGILYGQGSHGLAQQTGMSYGEAKEFIDKYFEKRAAIREYIKHLREQAKEQGYVETMFGRRRPTPDVASSNFIVREAAYRQAVNMPIQGSEADLMKMAMIKLENEFNHSSEFMVLSSKQKPRQIMQVHDSIIVECREQDAEKVSKLMKETMENIYPSLEIKLKVDVSVGTNWGDL, from the coding sequence ATGAGCAAGAGGTTAGTGATTATCGATGGCATGTCCGTCTTCTACCGGGGCTACTATGCCATGCCTAGCCTGAGCACCAAAGACGGCACACCGACAGGGGGTGTTTATGGTTTTACAAGCCTGGCACTCGAGATTATCAAGCAACTCGAACCAAATTATGTATGCGTAGCATGGGACAAGTCAAAAACAAGTACTCGCAAGCGCCTAGATCTATATCCGGAATACAAAGCTGGCCGCAAACCACCTCCACCAGATTTTTATGCTCAGATACCAATTTTAAAAGAATTGCTCGAAGCATTCAGTTGGCCGCTGTATGAATGCGATGATTATGAAGCCGACGATATCATTGCGACCCTTGCCAAGAAAGCCGAGGCCAAAGACATCCAAACAATTATTATCGGTTCGGATTTGGACTTGCTCCAAGCGGTGACCGCTAAGACACACATGTACGCGCTCAAGAAAGGCTTTAGTAACATTCAACAGTTCGACGAAGCCGAATTCGAGAATAAATATGGTATTAAAGTTGAGCAGTTTATTGATCTAAAAGCAATCATGGGAGATGGCAGCGACAATATCCCAGGTGTTTCCGGTATCGGCAAAAAAGGCGCTGCCGAGTTATTGCAACAGTTTGGCACGCTCGAGAATGTTTACGAAAATCTTGATCTTGTAAAAGAGTCGATGCGTAAAAAACTAGAAGCTAGTCGAGACATGGCTTTCTTGAGCAAAAAAATCGTCACCCTTATGCTCGACGCACCGGTCGATCTGGATTTAAAAGCTATGGATGTGAATGATGTCGATGCAGCTAGGGTGCGGGCAGATCTCCAAAAACTTGAATTTCATAGTCTGCTGCGTAGTTTGCCAAAGACGATGGTAGACGCAGCGGCTCCAATTTTGGCACCGCAATCTAGCAGTAAGCTTACTTTACCCAAAGTGCACATACACAATCGTCTCGACAATTTTTCGGATATCGACACAAGCAAACCTGTGTTTACGCACGTTTTTTGTAAGGGTAGATTTGGTGATGACCCTCAGGCTGTGCTCCTAGCCAACGACAACAAATCTCTACATATCTACAAGTCCGTCGGCCCAGAACTCAGAACTCAGAACTCAGAACTCAGAATCTATGGTTATGCCACTAAGCATAGCTTACAGATGTTGATCAGGCATGGTTTTGAGCAAGTCGAAGTCGAGCACGATATTAAAGTCGGAGCATTTTTAATAAATCCTTTGATTCGTGAACAATCGTTGAGTGCAATCGCTCTGAGCGATGCAGGCTACGATATCGAGCTGGATGATCTAGATGTTCAGGAGTTTATTTCGAAAGCACCAGAAATGTGCGCGATTATCCATGCAGTTGTCGACAAGCAAAAAGATGTAATGCAGAAGACAGGCCGACTTAAAAAGCTCGCAGAGGATATCGAGTGGCCAGTAATACCAGTATTAGCGCGAATCGAGCTCGCTGGCATGAAACTCGACGCCGACTATTTACGTAAAATGGGCGAAGAGATGTCTGGCAAGATTAGCGATCTTGAGCAAACTATTTACGGCTACGCCGACGAACAGTTCAATATCAGCAGTCCAACTCAGCTTGCCGATATTCTATACGACAAATTAGGTCTACCAACTCAAGGCGTAAAAAAAGGCAAAACAGGCTACAGCACGGCTGCCAGCGAGCTGTCTAAACTCCGTAACCTTCATCCAATTATCGAATACATTAGCGAATATCGGGAGCTTACAAAGCTCAAGAGTACATATATAGATACCTTGCCAGAACACCAAGGTGCCGATGGCCGAGTACGTAGCGATTTACGCCTGACTGTGGCGGCTACCGGACGCTTGAGCAGCAGTGAACCGAACCTCCAGAATATCCCTGTTCGTAGCGAAGTTGGCAAAAAAATTCGGAATGCGTTTGTTGCCGAACCAGGTAACTTGCTTGTTAGTGCCGACTATAGCCAGTTCGAGCTGCGTCTAGCAGCCGTACTTGCCGGCGATAACGACATGGTCGAAGCTTTTAATAGTGACGAAGACATCCATACACTTACCGCAAGCCAGGTATTTGGCGTGGCACTAGAAGATGTGACGCGCGAGATGCGCTACGATGCCAAGACTGTTAACTTTGGTATTCTTTACGGCCAGGGTAGTCATGGTCTAGCCCAACAAACGGGTATGAGCTATGGGGAGGCCAAAGAGTTTATCGACAAATATTTCGAAAAGCGGGCTGCTATACGCGAGTACATCAAGCACCTGCGCGAGCAAGCCAAAGAGCAGGGCTACGTCGAAACGATGTTTGGCAGACGTCGGCCAACACCAGATGTTGCCAGCAGTAACTTTATCGTCCGCGAGGCAGCTTACCGCCAGGCAGTTAATATGCCAATTCAGGGGAGTGAAGCCGATTTAATGAAGATGGCGATGATTAAACTCGAGAACGAGTTTAATCATAGTTCTGAGTTCATGGTTCTAAGTTCTAAGCAGAAACCACGGCAGATTATGCAGGTCCATGACTCGATCATCGTAGAATGTCGTGAGCAAGATGCCGAAAAGGTTAGCAAGTTAATGAAAGAAACTATGGAAAACATCTACCCAAGCCTCGAGATTAAACTCAAGGTAGATGTATCCGTAGGCACCAATTGGGGAGATCTTTAA
- a CDS encoding NUDIX domain-containing protein, giving the protein MNEDIAFKGRLFEIVHLLQADGRVFEVARRAPGVRLIVANQNEKKILLTKEFRRELDAWDYRLPGGKVFDSLDEYEAFRQSGKDILVAARSKATQEGAEEAGVDIKDVELFEKSTLGATVEWDLFVFEVTNWQAHKDGQKLEDGENIEADNWFSYGQAKQMILNGEMQEHRIALLLLQWLEKQNDR; this is encoded by the coding sequence ATGAATGAAGACATAGCATTTAAAGGAAGATTGTTTGAGATTGTACATCTTCTGCAGGCCGACGGCCGAGTGTTCGAGGTTGCTAGGCGAGCACCTGGGGTGCGATTAATTGTTGCAAATCAAAATGAAAAGAAGATTTTACTTACTAAAGAATTCAGGCGTGAGCTAGATGCCTGGGATTATCGTTTGCCTGGCGGCAAAGTATTCGATTCACTCGACGAATACGAAGCTTTTCGACAATCTGGTAAAGACATTCTAGTGGCTGCCAGATCCAAAGCTACTCAAGAAGGTGCCGAAGAAGCTGGGGTTGATATAAAAGACGTCGAGCTATTTGAAAAGTCTACTCTTGGGGCAACTGTAGAATGGGATTTGTTTGTGTTCGAAGTCACCAACTGGCAAGCACATAAAGATGGCCAAAAATTGGAAGATGGCGAGAACATCGAAGCCGACAACTGGTTCAGTTACGGGCAAGCTAAACAAATGATTTTAAATGGTGAAATGCAAGAACACCGCATCGCTTTGCTACTACTACAATGGCTGGAGAAACAAAATGACCGATAA